One segment of Prionailurus bengalensis isolate Pbe53 chromosome E3, Fcat_Pben_1.1_paternal_pri, whole genome shotgun sequence DNA contains the following:
- the ROGDI gene encoding protein rogdi homolog, whose product MATAMAATAAERAVLEEEFRWLLHDEVHAVLRQLQDILKEASLRFTLPCSGTGTEGPAKQENFILGSCSTDQVKGVLTLQGDALSQADVNLKIPRNNQLLHFAFREDKQWKLQQIQDARNHVSQAIYLLANRDESYQFRTGAEVLKLMDAVMLQLTRARNRLTTPATLTLPEIAASGLTRMFAPALPSDLLVNVYINLNKLCLTVYQLHALQPNSTKNFRPAGGAVLHSPGAMFEWGSQRLEVSHVHKVECVIPWLNDALVFFTVSLQLCQQLKDKISVFSSYWSYRPF is encoded by the exons ATGGCGACCGCGATGGCAGCGACGGCGGCGGAGCGAGCTGTGTTG GAGGAGGAGTTCCGCTGGCTGCTGCACGACGAGGTGCACGCCGTCCTCAGGCAGCTGCAAGACATCCTCAAG gAGGCCTCTCTCCGCTTCACTCTGCCCTGCTCTGGCACCGGCACGGAGGGTCCTGCCAAGCAGGAGAACTTCATCCTTGGCAGCTGTAG CACAGACCAGGTGAAAGGCGTGCTGACTCTGCAAGGGGACGCGCTGAGCCAGGCG GATGTGAACCTGAAGATACCCCGGAACAACCAGCTGCTGCACTTCGCCTTCCGAGAAGACAAGCAGTGGAAGCTGCAGCAG ATCCAGGATGCCAGGAACCATGTAAGCCAAGCCATTTACCTCCTTGCCAACCGGGATGAAAGCTACCAGTTCAGGACAGGAGCAGAGGTCCTCAAG CTGATGGACGCTGTGATGCTGCAGCTGACCAGAGCCCGCAACCGGCTCACCACCCCGGCTACCCTTACTCTGCCTGAGATCGCTGCCAGTGGCCTCACG CGGATGTTCGCACCTGCCCTGCCCTCTGACCTACTAGTCAATGTGTACATCAACCTCAACAAGCTCTGCCTCACCGTGTACCAGCTGCACGCCCTGCAGCCCAACTCCACCAAG AACTTCCGCCCAGCTGGAGGCGCCGTGCTCCACAGCCCTGGGGCCATGTT cgAGTGGGGCTCCCAGCGTCTGGAGGTGAGCCATGTGCACAAGGTGGAGTGTGTGATCCCATGGCTCAACGATGCCCTAGTCTTCTTCACGGTCTCCCTGCAGCTCTGCCAGCAGCTCAAGGATAAG atCTCCGTGTTCTCTAGCTACTGGAGCTACAGGCCTTTCTGA
- the SEPTIN12 gene encoding septin-12 isoform X3, translating to MDPLRQSPSPCSSRPSSPKTPPCEMLGYVGIEAVLDQLKIKAMKMGFEFNIMVVGQSGLGKSTMLNTLFKSKVWQCTPPGLEMPTPQTLQLKSVTHVIEEKGVKLKLTVTDTPGFGDQINNDKCWNPILGYINEQYERYLQEEILITRQRHIPDTRVHCCVYFVPPTGHCLRPLDIEFLQRLCRTVNVVPVIARADSLTLEEREAFRRRIQHNLRTHCIEVYPQKCFDEDINDRILNSKIRDRIPFAVVGADRQHLVNGRCVLGRKTKWGVIEGPTVGKPTTRKQTDLEIKSLLAAGRTQWRTWRTVSFLC from the exons ATGGACCCGCTGAGgcagtccccctccccctgctcgtcaAGACCCTCCAGCCCCAAGACCCCACCCTGCGAGATGCTTGGTTATGTGGGCATTGAGGCCGTGCTGGACCAACTGAAGATCAAGGCCATGAAGATGGGGTTTGAGTTCAACATCATGGTGGTGg GGCAGAGCGGGCTGGGCAAGTCCACAATGTTGAACACCCTTTTCAAGTCCAAGGTGTGGCAGTGCACCCCGCCGGGCCTGGAGATGCCCACACCCCAGACGCTGCAGCTGAAGTCAGTGACCCATG TCATCGAGGAGAAGGGTGTGAAGCTCAAGCTGACAGTGACTGACACGCCTGGCTTTGGAGACCAGATCAACAATGACAAATG CTGGAACCCCATCCTAGGCTACATTAACGAACAGTACGAGCGGTACCTGCAGGAGGAGATCCTCATCACCCGCCAGCGCCACATCCCCGACACGCGGGTGCACTGCTGTGTGTACTTCGTGCCGCCTACTGGGCACTG CCTGCGGCCTCTGGACATTGAGTTCCTACAGCGGCTGTGCCGGACCGTGAACGTGGTGCCTGTGATTGCCCGGGCCGACAGCCTGACCCTTGAGGAGCGAGAGGCCTTCAGGCGCAGG ATCCAGCACAACCTGAGGACTCACTGCATCGAGGTGTATCCACAGAAATGCTTTGACGAGGATATCAATGACAGGATCCTCAACAGCAAGATTCGG GACCGCATCCCCTTTGCTGTGGTCGGGGCCGACCGACAGCACCTGGTGAACGGGAGGTGTGTCCTGGGCCGGAAGACCAAGTGGGGCGTCATTGAAG GGCCCACAGTGGGCAAGCCCACAACCAGGAAGCAGACAGACCTGGAAATCAAGTCCCTCCTTGCAGCGGGGAGGACTCAG TGGAGAACATGGCGCACTGTGAGTTTCCTCTGCTGA
- the SMIM22 gene encoding small integral membrane protein 22 isoform X2 → MALAEDLEKELETTAQEVLGKLRSRQLFQSRWDTAAFIIFLIFLGTVLLLLLLVCIHCCCYSCCSRRTSRSQKEHRRGVDNLALEP, encoded by the exons ATGGCCTTGGCAGAAGACCTGGAGAAGGAGCTGGAGACCACGGCCCAGGaagtgctggggaaactgaggagcCGTCAGCTGTTCCAGTCCAGGTGGGACACTGCTGCCTTCATCATCTTTCTCATCTTCCTTG gcactgtgttgctgctgctgctgcttgttTGCATCCACTGCTGCTGCTATAGCTGCTGCAGCCGCCGCACCTCCAGATCCCAGAAG GAACACCGCAGGGGTGTGGATAACTTGGCCCTGGAACCTTAA
- the SEPTIN12 gene encoding septin-12 isoform X2, with product MDPLRQSPSPCSSRPSSPKTPPCEMLGYVGIEAVLDQLKIKAMKMGFEFNIMVVGQSGLGKSTMLNTLFKSKVWQCTPPGLEMPTPQTLQLKSVTHVIEEKGVKLKLTVTDTPGFGDQINNDKCWNPILGYINEQYERYLQEEILITRQRHIPDTRVHCCVYFVPPTGHCLRPLDIEFLQRLCRTVNVVPVIARADSLTLEEREAFRRRIQHNLRTHCIEVYPQKCFDEDINDRILNSKIRDRIPFAVVGADRQHLVNGRCVLGRKTKWGVIEVENMAHCEFPLLRDLLIRSHLQDLKDITHNVHYENYRVCRLNESHVLPHGPCWVNLAPTPPGPSVVPGPSKVCRQAREDSDDNEDDY from the exons ATGGACCCGCTGAGgcagtccccctccccctgctcgtcaAGACCCTCCAGCCCCAAGACCCCACCCTGCGAGATGCTTGGTTATGTGGGCATTGAGGCCGTGCTGGACCAACTGAAGATCAAGGCCATGAAGATGGGGTTTGAGTTCAACATCATGGTGGTGg GGCAGAGCGGGCTGGGCAAGTCCACAATGTTGAACACCCTTTTCAAGTCCAAGGTGTGGCAGTGCACCCCGCCGGGCCTGGAGATGCCCACACCCCAGACGCTGCAGCTGAAGTCAGTGACCCATG TCATCGAGGAGAAGGGTGTGAAGCTCAAGCTGACAGTGACTGACACGCCTGGCTTTGGAGACCAGATCAACAATGACAAATG CTGGAACCCCATCCTAGGCTACATTAACGAACAGTACGAGCGGTACCTGCAGGAGGAGATCCTCATCACCCGCCAGCGCCACATCCCCGACACGCGGGTGCACTGCTGTGTGTACTTCGTGCCGCCTACTGGGCACTG CCTGCGGCCTCTGGACATTGAGTTCCTACAGCGGCTGTGCCGGACCGTGAACGTGGTGCCTGTGATTGCCCGGGCCGACAGCCTGACCCTTGAGGAGCGAGAGGCCTTCAGGCGCAGG ATCCAGCACAACCTGAGGACTCACTGCATCGAGGTGTATCCACAGAAATGCTTTGACGAGGATATCAATGACAGGATCCTCAACAGCAAGATTCGG GACCGCATCCCCTTTGCTGTGGTCGGGGCCGACCGACAGCACCTGGTGAACGGGAGGTGTGTCCTGGGCCGGAAGACCAAGTGGGGCGTCATTGAAG TGGAGAACATGGCGCACTGTGAGTTTCCTCTGCTGAGAGACCTGCTCATCCG CTCCCACCTCCAAGACCTGAAGGACATCACCCACAACGTCCACTACGAGAACTATCGAGTTTGCAGACTCAACGAGAGCCACGTGCTGCCTCATGGGCCCTGCTGGGTGAACCTGGCGCCGACCCCACCAGGGCCCTCTGTCGTCCCCGGGCCCTCCAAGGTGTGCAGGCAGGCACGCGAGGACTCTGACGACAACGAAGATGACTACTGA
- the SEPTIN12 gene encoding septin-12 isoform X1, translating into MDPLRQSPSPCSSRPSSPKTPPCEMLGYVGIEAVLDQLKIKAMKMGFEFNIMVVGQSGLGKSTMLNTLFKSKVWQCTPPGLEMPTPQTLQLKSVTHVIEEKGVKLKLTVTDTPGFGDQINNDKCWNPILGYINEQYERYLQEEILITRQRHIPDTRVHCCVYFVPPTGHCLRPLDIEFLQRLCRTVNVVPVIARADSLTLEEREAFRRRIQHNLRTHCIEVYPQKCFDEDINDRILNSKIRDRIPFAVVGADRQHLVNGRCVLGRKTKWGVIEGPTVGKPTTRKQTDLEIKSLLAAGRTQGKASGQGQRSGSCLAVENMAHCEFPLLRDLLIRSHLQDLKDITHNVHYENYRVCRLNESHVLPHGPCWVNLAPTPPGPSVVPGPSKVCRQAREDSDDNEDDY; encoded by the exons ATGGACCCGCTGAGgcagtccccctccccctgctcgtcaAGACCCTCCAGCCCCAAGACCCCACCCTGCGAGATGCTTGGTTATGTGGGCATTGAGGCCGTGCTGGACCAACTGAAGATCAAGGCCATGAAGATGGGGTTTGAGTTCAACATCATGGTGGTGg GGCAGAGCGGGCTGGGCAAGTCCACAATGTTGAACACCCTTTTCAAGTCCAAGGTGTGGCAGTGCACCCCGCCGGGCCTGGAGATGCCCACACCCCAGACGCTGCAGCTGAAGTCAGTGACCCATG TCATCGAGGAGAAGGGTGTGAAGCTCAAGCTGACAGTGACTGACACGCCTGGCTTTGGAGACCAGATCAACAATGACAAATG CTGGAACCCCATCCTAGGCTACATTAACGAACAGTACGAGCGGTACCTGCAGGAGGAGATCCTCATCACCCGCCAGCGCCACATCCCCGACACGCGGGTGCACTGCTGTGTGTACTTCGTGCCGCCTACTGGGCACTG CCTGCGGCCTCTGGACATTGAGTTCCTACAGCGGCTGTGCCGGACCGTGAACGTGGTGCCTGTGATTGCCCGGGCCGACAGCCTGACCCTTGAGGAGCGAGAGGCCTTCAGGCGCAGG ATCCAGCACAACCTGAGGACTCACTGCATCGAGGTGTATCCACAGAAATGCTTTGACGAGGATATCAATGACAGGATCCTCAACAGCAAGATTCGG GACCGCATCCCCTTTGCTGTGGTCGGGGCCGACCGACAGCACCTGGTGAACGGGAGGTGTGTCCTGGGCCGGAAGACCAAGTGGGGCGTCATTGAAG GGCCCACAGTGGGCAAGCCCACAACCAGGAAGCAGACAGACCTGGAAATCAAGTCCCTCCTTGCAGCGGGGAGGACTCAG GGCAAGGCAAGTGGACAGGGCCAGCGGTCTGGGTCGTGTCTTGCAGTGGAGAACATGGCGCACTGTGAGTTTCCTCTGCTGAGAGACCTGCTCATCCG CTCCCACCTCCAAGACCTGAAGGACATCACCCACAACGTCCACTACGAGAACTATCGAGTTTGCAGACTCAACGAGAGCCACGTGCTGCCTCATGGGCCCTGCTGGGTGAACCTGGCGCCGACCCCACCAGGGCCCTCTGTCGTCCCCGGGCCCTCCAAGGTGTGCAGGCAGGCACGCGAGGACTCTGACGACAACGAAGATGACTACTGA
- the SMIM22 gene encoding small integral membrane protein 22 isoform X1 → MALAEDLEKELETTAQEVLGKLRSRQLFQSRWDTAAFIIFLIFLGTVLLLLLLVCIHCCCYSCCSRRTSRSQKVSPDQEHRRGVDNLALEP, encoded by the exons ATGGCCTTGGCAGAAGACCTGGAGAAGGAGCTGGAGACCACGGCCCAGGaagtgctggggaaactgaggagcCGTCAGCTGTTCCAGTCCAGGTGGGACACTGCTGCCTTCATCATCTTTCTCATCTTCCTTG gcactgtgttgctgctgctgctgcttgttTGCATCCACTGCTGCTGCTATAGCTGCTGCAGCCGCCGCACCTCCAGATCCCAGAAGGTGAGCCCCGATCAG GAACACCGCAGGGGTGTGGATAACTTGGCCCTGGAACCTTAA